One genomic segment of Amycolatopsis sp. WQ 127309 includes these proteins:
- a CDS encoding ParA family protein, giving the protein MHTVAVLSLKGGVGKTTVALGVASAALRRGTRTLVVDLDPQGNATTSLDPPYTDATLADVLEDPTRATLERAIAPSVWSEDVDVLVGTEELELLNDPDAGSDRLANFSRALDELHREPLRETPYELVILDCPPSLGRLTKSALVAADSALIVTEPTMYAVAGARRALEAIENIRKELNPDLRPIGVLVNKLRVRSYEHQFRIAELRENFGPLVMPTAITDRLAVQQAQGACSPIHEWHSPGAQEIALTFNMVLAKILRSNRAGRHRVHGEEPEGPDWPEGPAPETEAAPAEVSESAG; this is encoded by the coding sequence GTGCACACGGTCGCCGTACTCAGCCTCAAGGGGGGCGTCGGCAAGACGACGGTCGCCCTCGGTGTGGCCTCCGCCGCCCTGCGCAGGGGCACGCGGACCCTGGTGGTCGACCTGGACCCGCAGGGCAACGCCACGACCTCGCTCGACCCGCCCTACACCGACGCCACCCTCGCCGACGTGCTCGAGGACCCCACCCGCGCGACACTCGAGCGCGCGATCGCGCCGAGCGTGTGGAGTGAGGACGTCGACGTCCTCGTCGGCACCGAGGAGCTGGAGCTGCTCAACGACCCGGACGCCGGCAGCGACCGGCTGGCGAACTTCTCCCGCGCGCTCGACGAGCTGCACCGCGAGCCGCTGCGCGAGACGCCGTACGAGCTGGTGATCCTCGACTGCCCGCCGTCGCTGGGCCGGCTGACGAAGTCGGCGCTGGTCGCCGCGGACAGCGCGCTGATCGTCACCGAGCCGACGATGTACGCCGTCGCCGGCGCCCGCCGGGCCCTGGAAGCCATCGAGAACATCCGCAAGGAGCTCAACCCGGACCTGCGCCCGATCGGCGTGCTGGTCAACAAGCTGCGCGTGCGCTCCTACGAGCACCAGTTCCGGATCGCGGAACTGCGCGAGAATTTCGGCCCGCTGGTGATGCCGACGGCGATCACCGACCGGCTGGCCGTGCAGCAGGCCCAGGGCGCGTGCAGCCCGATCCACGAGTGGCACTCCCCCGGCGCGCAGGAGATCGCGCTGACGTTCAACATGGTGCTGGCGAAGATCCTGCGCTCCAACCGCGCCGGGCGCCACCGCGTCCACGGC